A DNA window from Rhizobium sp. NXC14 contains the following coding sequences:
- a CDS encoding cyclic nucleotide-binding domain-containing protein, which yields MALTDDIHLLSQLPLFKDMSEDQLRLIAFGADRRMIAAGQMLFRQGSPAESAYVVLSGSLELSTTSSDGMQRAEAVAGPGTLISELALVTLVERKFTAIAREDTSIIRITRALFHRLLEEYPDAARLIENRIRDNLAELAAKAASQFHRFS from the coding sequence ATGGCGCTGACCGACGACATTCATCTGCTTTCCCAGCTTCCGCTGTTCAAGGACATGAGCGAGGACCAGTTGCGGTTGATCGCCTTCGGCGCCGACCGGCGCATGATCGCCGCCGGCCAGATGCTGTTCCGCCAAGGCTCCCCGGCCGAGAGCGCCTACGTCGTCTTGAGCGGCAGCCTGGAACTTAGCACGACGAGCAGCGACGGCATGCAGCGGGCGGAGGCTGTCGCCGGACCGGGAACACTGATTTCGGAGCTGGCGCTGGTCACCCTGGTGGAGCGCAAGTTCACCGCGATCGCGCGCGAAGACACAAGCATCATCCGCATCACCCGCGCCCTCTTCCATCGGCTACTCGAGGAATATCCCGATGCGGCCCGCCTGATCGAAAACCGCATCCGCGACAATCTCGCCGAACTTGCAGCCAAGGCGGCAAGCCAGTTCCATCGATTCAGCTGA